One Electrophorus electricus isolate fEleEle1 chromosome 10, fEleEle1.pri, whole genome shotgun sequence genomic region harbors:
- the setdb1b gene encoding histone-lysine N-methyltransferase SETDB1-B isoform X2: MEVDAGLSSGLEMELGPELEEELGVSLDELRKWIEEQVDSSEAVKQRKTQIAELQEWVEQREKDMATVDMLCTDASESVVQCETLVKELYGKMGLTYRESSSEDEGGGTGSASEVIEIDDDDDDDVIAVGCVVPPKKVVTPSKDSTLMETSAALQRTSQQVQNLMQAVTKTTASPSTAISPPKAVAPPSQSRGSMLNIPAVFVSSAPANTPTQPNPVYKQDVMKVTMSILGKKRTKTWHRGTLIAINSVGSSFKYKVKFENKGKSLLSGNHVAFDYHPTLERLYVGARVVAKYKDGNQVWLYAGIVAEMPNSKNRMRFLIFFDDGYASYVGLPELYPVCRPLKKTWEDIEDESCRDFIEEYITAYPNRPMVLLKPGQIIKTEWEGTWWRSRVEEVDGSLVKMLFLDDKRSEWIYRGSTRLEPMFNLKMSTASTQEKKMAGQQRLRPNMGALRAKGPVVQYTNDASLAGSRPPAPPPVPPRPPPAMPMQSVRTESQLAKKSTSQIVGSPRQGVMTDLQLKPLSSMVPQTSSSRLFLLQSGPVQNLAPIAPAPHAPQPPQPAVAPYASERVPQEPSYQAPNDRLFYLSHSCSPECLKRIRPTRPNLHRGRNPLLTPLLYEFRRMTARRRLNRKMSFHVIYKSPCGLSLRNMAEIQRYLFQTHCDFIFLEMFCLDPYVLVDRRFQPQRPFYFIRDITGGREDIPLSCVNEIDGTAPPNVTYSKERIPERGVTINTSPEYLVGCDCTDGCQDKSKCSCHQLTLQATACTPGGQINYGAGYHYKRLEECLPTGIYECNKRCRCNPQMCTNRLVQHGLQVRLQLFKTQNKGWGIRCLDDVAKGSFVCIYAGKILTDDIADKEGQEMGDEYFANLDHIETVEKFKEGYESEAHCSDSEGSGVDMSRVKLTPRPQQGKGAAKAEGHGGKGQGSSDDDSSSSDDKEESNGDESDSSDDTFVKDTPYSSSSVWRSYTTRRQAKESQDSKDGLSATGGGAEDRKDGLGTTGGGTEDRKPPPMPEESGKSKVASWLTSQTTSATDAAVKTEGAGRAEKKDVMTLSDSDDVQTISSGSDDNKEREKKTQAVVKRQVAVKSTRGIALKASHSLMVKAGSVGPSGGRTSSSGPSQGQGGDAGDSGPKSTRQFFDGEENCYIIDAKLEGNLGRYLNHSCSPNLFVQNVFVDTHDLRFPWVAFFASKRIRAGTELTWDYNYEVGSVEGKELLCCCGSTECRGRLL; encoded by the exons ATGGAGGTGGATGCTGGGCTCAGCTCAGGCCTGGAGATGGAGCTGGGACCGGAGTTGGAAGAGGAGCTGGGCGTGTCTTTGGACGAGCTGCGTAAATGGATCGAGGAGCAAGTGGACAGCAGCGAGGCCGTGAAGCAGAGGAAAACACAGATAGCCGAACTGCAGGAGTGGGtcgaacagagagaaaaagacatggCCACTGTGGATATGCTCTGCACCGATGCTTCAga gTCTGTAGTACAGTGCGAGACTCTGGTGAAAGAGCTGTACGGTAAAATGGGCCTGACGTACCGAGAGAGCAGCTCTGAAGACGAGGGAGGCGGCACAGGCAGTGCATCCGAGGTCATCGAGATcgacgatgacgatgatgatgacgtGATCGCTGTGGGCTGTG taGTTCCACCAAAGAAGGTAGTCACACCAAGCAAAGACTCAACA CTTATGGAAACATCGGCGGCCCTACAGAGAACTTCACAGCAAGTCCAGAACCTGATGCAAGCCGTCACCAAGACGACCGCATCCCCATCCACTGCAATCAGTCCGCCAAAGGCAGTGGCCCCGCCCTCTCAGTCCCGGGGCTCCATGCTCAATATTCCGGCCGTGTTCGTGTCGTCAGCCCCggcaaacacacccactcagcCAAACCCTGTCTACAAGCAGGATGTGATGAAAGTGACCATGAGCATTCTGGGTAAAAAACGCACAAAGACCTGGCACCGTGGAACCCTAATCGCCATCAACTCCGTGG GCAGCAGCTTCAAGTACAAGGTGAAGTTCGAGAACAAGGGTAAGAGTCTGCTGTCGGGCAACCACGTGGCGTTCGACTACCACCCGACCCTGGAGCGGCTGTACGTGGGCGCACGCGTCGTCGCCAAGTACAAGGACGGCAACCAGGTGTGGCTCTACGCCGGCATCGTCGCAGAGATGCCCAACAGCAAGAACCGCATGAG GTTCCTGATCTTCTTTGATGACGGCTACGCCTCTTACGTGGGCCTGCCTGAACTCTACCCTGTTTGCAGACCCT tgaAGAAGACCTGGGAGGACATAGAGGATGAGTCGTGCAGGGACTTCATTGAGGAGTACATCACAGCGTACCCCAACAGGCCCATGGTCCTGCTGAAGCCTGGGCAGATCATAAAGACTGAGTGGGAGGGGACGTGGTGGCGGAGCCGCGTAGAGGAAGTGGACGGCAGCCTTGTCAAGATGCTCTTCCTG GATGACAAGCGCAGCGAGTGGATCTACCGTGGCTCCACACGCCTGGAGCCCATGTTCAACCTGAAGATGAGCACGGCCAGCACCCAGGAGAAGAAGATGGCAGGCCAGCAGCGTCTGCGCCCCAACATGG gagcACTGAGGGCAAAAGGTCCTGTGGTGCAGTATACTAATGATGCCAGTTTGGCAGGCAGCCGACCACCTGCACCCCCACCTGTGCCACCTCGCCCACCTCCTGCCATGCCCATGCAGTCTGTCCGCACTGA GAGCCAGCTGGCCAAGAAGAGCACATCTCAGATCGTGGGCTCCCCTCGCCAGGGCGTGATGACCGACCTGCAGCTAAAACCCCTGAGCAGCATGGTGCCGCAgaccagcagctccag gCTCTTCCTCCTGCAGTCTGGTCCGGTACAGAACCTGGCTCCCATCGCCCCTGCTCCGCATGCTCCGCAGCCTCCGCAGCCAGCCGTGGCTCCGTACGCAAGTGAGCGCGTCCCCCAGGAGCCGTCGTACCAGGCCCCCAACGACCGCCTCTTCTACCTGAGCCACTCCTGCTCGCCCGAGTGCTTGAAGCGCATCCGGCCCACGCGGCCCAACCTGCACCGCGGACGCAACCCCCTGCTCACGCCCCTGCTCTACGAGTTTCGCCGCATGACCGCCCGCAGACGCCTCAAccgcaag ATGTCCTTCCACGTCATCTACAAATCTCCGTGTGGGCTGAGCCTTCGCAATATGGCTGAGATCCAGCGCTACCTCTTCCAGACGCACTGTGACTTCATCTTCCTGGAGATGTTCTGCCTGGACCCCTACGTGCTGGTGGACCGCCGCTTCCAGCCGCAGCGTCCCTTCTACTTCATCCGTGACATCACAGGCGGTCGCGAGGACATCCCGCTGTCCTGCGTCAACGAGATCGACGGCACGGCGCCGCCCAACGTAACCTACAGCAAGGAGCGCATCCCTGAGCGTGGCGTCACCATCAACACCAGCCCCGAGTACCTGGTTGGCTGCGACTGCACCGATGGGTGTCAGGACAA GTCAAAGTGTTCTTGCCACCAGCTGACCCTGCAGGCTACGGCATGTACTCCGGGTGGTCAGATCAACTATGGCGCTGGCTACCACTACAAGAGACTGGAGGAGTGCTTACCCACAgg catatACGAGTGTAATAAGCGGTGCCGCTGTAACCCTCAGATGTGCACTAACCGCCTGGTGCAGCACGGTCTGCAGGTGCGCCTGCAGCTCTTTAAAACTCAGAACAAAGGCTGGGGCATCCGTTGCCTTGACGACGTCGCTAAGGGCTCCTTCGTCTGTATCTACGCAG GCAAAATCCTCACGGATGACATAGCAGACAAGGAGGGCCAGGAGATGGGCGACGAGTATTTCGCCAACCTGGACCACATCGAGACCGTGGAGAAGTTCAAGGAGGGATACGAGAGCGAGGCGCACTGCTCAGACAGTGAGGGCAGCGGCGTGGACATGAGCCGTGTCAAGCTGACCCCTCGGCCCCAACAGGGCAAGGGCGCCGCCAAGGCCGAGGGCCACGGGGGCAAAG GCCAAGGCTCGTCCGACGACGACAGCAGCAGCTCCGACGACAAGGAAGAGTCGAATGGCGACGAGAGCGACAGCTCGGACGACACGTTTGTCAAGGACACCCCCTACTCGTCGAGCTCGGTGTGGAGGAGCTACACCACCCGCCGACAGGCCAAAG AGAGTCAGGACAGTAAGGACGGCCTGAGCGCGACGGGGGGCGGGGCCGAGGACAGAAAGGACGGCCTGGGCACGACGGGGGGCGGGACCGAGGACAGGAAACCGCCTCCCATGCCAGAAGAGAGCGGCAAGAGCAAAGTAGCCTCGTGGTTGACCAGCCAGACCACCTCGGCCACAGACGCCGCCGTCAAGACGGAGGGGGCGGGCAGGGCGGAGAAGAAG GATGTGATGACGCTGTCCGACAGCGACGACGTGCAGACCATCAGCTCCGGCTCGGACGACAACAAGGAGCGAGAGAAGAAGACTCAAG cGGTGGTAAAGAGGCAGGTGGCAGTGAAGTCAACACGAGGCATCGCCTTGAAGGCTTCCCACAGCCTGATGGTGAAAGCAGGCTCGGTGGGCCCCTCAGGGGGCAGGACCAGCAGTTCAGGACCCAGCCAGGGCCAAGGGGGCGACGCAGGAGACAGCGGCCCCAAAAGCACCCGCCAGTTCTTCGACGGGGAGGAGAATTGCTACATCATCGATGCCAAACTGGAAGGCAACCTGGGACGCTACCTCAAC CATAGCTGCAGCCCTAACCTGTTCGTGCAGAACGTATTTGTGGACACACATGACCTACGGTTCCCTTGGGTGGCTTTCTTTGCCAGCAA GCGTATTCGTGCGGGCACCGAGCTGACGTGGGACTATAACTATGAGGTCGGCAGCGTTGAGGGTAAAGAACTGCTGTGCTGCTGCGGTTCCACCGAGTGTAGAGGACGACTActctaa
- the setdb1b gene encoding histone-lysine N-methyltransferase SETDB1-B isoform X1, giving the protein MEVDAGLSSGLEMELGPELEEELGVSLDELRKWIEEQVDSSEAVKQRKTQIAELQEWVEQREKDMATVDMLCTDASESVVQCETLVKELYGKMGLTYRESSSEDEGGGTGSASEVIEIDDDDDDDVIAVGCVVPPKKVVTPSKDSTLMETSAALQRTSQQVQNLMQAVTKTTASPSTAISPPKAVAPPSQSRGSMLNIPAVFVSSAPANTPTQPNPVYKQDVMKVTMSILGKKRTKTWHRGTLIAINSVGSSFKYKVKFENKGKSLLSGNHVAFDYHPTLERLYVGARVVAKYKDGNQVWLYAGIVAEMPNSKNRMRFLIFFDDGYASYVGLPELYPVCRPLKKTWEDIEDESCRDFIEEYITAYPNRPMVLLKPGQIIKTEWEGTWWRSRVEEVDGSLVKMLFLDDKRSEWIYRGSTRLEPMFNLKMSTASTQEKKMAGQQRLRPNMGALRAKGPVVQYTNDASLAGSRPPAPPPVPPRPPPAMPMQSVRTESQLAKKSTSQIVGSPRQGVMTDLQLKPLSSMVPQTSSSRLFLLQSGPVQNLAPIAPAPHAPQPPQPAVAPYASERVPQEPSYQAPNDRLFYLSHSCSPECLKRIRPTRPNLHRGRNPLLTPLLYEFRRMTARRRLNRKMSFHVIYKSPCGLSLRNMAEIQRYLFQTHCDFIFLEMFCLDPYVLVDRRFQPQRPFYFIRDITGGREDIPLSCVNEIDGTAPPNVTYSKERIPERGVTINTSPEYLVGCDCTDGCQDKSKCSCHQLTLQATACTPGGQINYGAGYHYKRLEECLPTGIYECNKRCRCNPQMCTNRLVQHGLQVRLQLFKTQNKGWGIRCLDDVAKGSFVCIYAGKILTDDIADKEGQEMGDEYFANLDHIETVEKFKEGYESEAHCSDSEGSGVDMSRVKLTPRPQQGKGAAKAEGHGGKGQGSSDDDSSSSDDKEESNGDESDSSDDTFVKDTPYSSSSVWRSYTTRRQAKGMKEESQDSKDGLSATGGGAEDRKDGLGTTGGGTEDRKPPPMPEESGKSKVASWLTSQTTSATDAAVKTEGAGRAEKKDVMTLSDSDDVQTISSGSDDNKEREKKTQAVVKRQVAVKSTRGIALKASHSLMVKAGSVGPSGGRTSSSGPSQGQGGDAGDSGPKSTRQFFDGEENCYIIDAKLEGNLGRYLNHSCSPNLFVQNVFVDTHDLRFPWVAFFASKRIRAGTELTWDYNYEVGSVEGKELLCCCGSTECRGRLL; this is encoded by the exons ATGGAGGTGGATGCTGGGCTCAGCTCAGGCCTGGAGATGGAGCTGGGACCGGAGTTGGAAGAGGAGCTGGGCGTGTCTTTGGACGAGCTGCGTAAATGGATCGAGGAGCAAGTGGACAGCAGCGAGGCCGTGAAGCAGAGGAAAACACAGATAGCCGAACTGCAGGAGTGGGtcgaacagagagaaaaagacatggCCACTGTGGATATGCTCTGCACCGATGCTTCAga gTCTGTAGTACAGTGCGAGACTCTGGTGAAAGAGCTGTACGGTAAAATGGGCCTGACGTACCGAGAGAGCAGCTCTGAAGACGAGGGAGGCGGCACAGGCAGTGCATCCGAGGTCATCGAGATcgacgatgacgatgatgatgacgtGATCGCTGTGGGCTGTG taGTTCCACCAAAGAAGGTAGTCACACCAAGCAAAGACTCAACA CTTATGGAAACATCGGCGGCCCTACAGAGAACTTCACAGCAAGTCCAGAACCTGATGCAAGCCGTCACCAAGACGACCGCATCCCCATCCACTGCAATCAGTCCGCCAAAGGCAGTGGCCCCGCCCTCTCAGTCCCGGGGCTCCATGCTCAATATTCCGGCCGTGTTCGTGTCGTCAGCCCCggcaaacacacccactcagcCAAACCCTGTCTACAAGCAGGATGTGATGAAAGTGACCATGAGCATTCTGGGTAAAAAACGCACAAAGACCTGGCACCGTGGAACCCTAATCGCCATCAACTCCGTGG GCAGCAGCTTCAAGTACAAGGTGAAGTTCGAGAACAAGGGTAAGAGTCTGCTGTCGGGCAACCACGTGGCGTTCGACTACCACCCGACCCTGGAGCGGCTGTACGTGGGCGCACGCGTCGTCGCCAAGTACAAGGACGGCAACCAGGTGTGGCTCTACGCCGGCATCGTCGCAGAGATGCCCAACAGCAAGAACCGCATGAG GTTCCTGATCTTCTTTGATGACGGCTACGCCTCTTACGTGGGCCTGCCTGAACTCTACCCTGTTTGCAGACCCT tgaAGAAGACCTGGGAGGACATAGAGGATGAGTCGTGCAGGGACTTCATTGAGGAGTACATCACAGCGTACCCCAACAGGCCCATGGTCCTGCTGAAGCCTGGGCAGATCATAAAGACTGAGTGGGAGGGGACGTGGTGGCGGAGCCGCGTAGAGGAAGTGGACGGCAGCCTTGTCAAGATGCTCTTCCTG GATGACAAGCGCAGCGAGTGGATCTACCGTGGCTCCACACGCCTGGAGCCCATGTTCAACCTGAAGATGAGCACGGCCAGCACCCAGGAGAAGAAGATGGCAGGCCAGCAGCGTCTGCGCCCCAACATGG gagcACTGAGGGCAAAAGGTCCTGTGGTGCAGTATACTAATGATGCCAGTTTGGCAGGCAGCCGACCACCTGCACCCCCACCTGTGCCACCTCGCCCACCTCCTGCCATGCCCATGCAGTCTGTCCGCACTGA GAGCCAGCTGGCCAAGAAGAGCACATCTCAGATCGTGGGCTCCCCTCGCCAGGGCGTGATGACCGACCTGCAGCTAAAACCCCTGAGCAGCATGGTGCCGCAgaccagcagctccag gCTCTTCCTCCTGCAGTCTGGTCCGGTACAGAACCTGGCTCCCATCGCCCCTGCTCCGCATGCTCCGCAGCCTCCGCAGCCAGCCGTGGCTCCGTACGCAAGTGAGCGCGTCCCCCAGGAGCCGTCGTACCAGGCCCCCAACGACCGCCTCTTCTACCTGAGCCACTCCTGCTCGCCCGAGTGCTTGAAGCGCATCCGGCCCACGCGGCCCAACCTGCACCGCGGACGCAACCCCCTGCTCACGCCCCTGCTCTACGAGTTTCGCCGCATGACCGCCCGCAGACGCCTCAAccgcaag ATGTCCTTCCACGTCATCTACAAATCTCCGTGTGGGCTGAGCCTTCGCAATATGGCTGAGATCCAGCGCTACCTCTTCCAGACGCACTGTGACTTCATCTTCCTGGAGATGTTCTGCCTGGACCCCTACGTGCTGGTGGACCGCCGCTTCCAGCCGCAGCGTCCCTTCTACTTCATCCGTGACATCACAGGCGGTCGCGAGGACATCCCGCTGTCCTGCGTCAACGAGATCGACGGCACGGCGCCGCCCAACGTAACCTACAGCAAGGAGCGCATCCCTGAGCGTGGCGTCACCATCAACACCAGCCCCGAGTACCTGGTTGGCTGCGACTGCACCGATGGGTGTCAGGACAA GTCAAAGTGTTCTTGCCACCAGCTGACCCTGCAGGCTACGGCATGTACTCCGGGTGGTCAGATCAACTATGGCGCTGGCTACCACTACAAGAGACTGGAGGAGTGCTTACCCACAgg catatACGAGTGTAATAAGCGGTGCCGCTGTAACCCTCAGATGTGCACTAACCGCCTGGTGCAGCACGGTCTGCAGGTGCGCCTGCAGCTCTTTAAAACTCAGAACAAAGGCTGGGGCATCCGTTGCCTTGACGACGTCGCTAAGGGCTCCTTCGTCTGTATCTACGCAG GCAAAATCCTCACGGATGACATAGCAGACAAGGAGGGCCAGGAGATGGGCGACGAGTATTTCGCCAACCTGGACCACATCGAGACCGTGGAGAAGTTCAAGGAGGGATACGAGAGCGAGGCGCACTGCTCAGACAGTGAGGGCAGCGGCGTGGACATGAGCCGTGTCAAGCTGACCCCTCGGCCCCAACAGGGCAAGGGCGCCGCCAAGGCCGAGGGCCACGGGGGCAAAG GCCAAGGCTCGTCCGACGACGACAGCAGCAGCTCCGACGACAAGGAAGAGTCGAATGGCGACGAGAGCGACAGCTCGGACGACACGTTTGTCAAGGACACCCCCTACTCGTCGAGCTCGGTGTGGAGGAGCTACACCACCCGCCGACAGGCCAAAGGCATGAAGGAGG AGAGTCAGGACAGTAAGGACGGCCTGAGCGCGACGGGGGGCGGGGCCGAGGACAGAAAGGACGGCCTGGGCACGACGGGGGGCGGGACCGAGGACAGGAAACCGCCTCCCATGCCAGAAGAGAGCGGCAAGAGCAAAGTAGCCTCGTGGTTGACCAGCCAGACCACCTCGGCCACAGACGCCGCCGTCAAGACGGAGGGGGCGGGCAGGGCGGAGAAGAAG GATGTGATGACGCTGTCCGACAGCGACGACGTGCAGACCATCAGCTCCGGCTCGGACGACAACAAGGAGCGAGAGAAGAAGACTCAAG cGGTGGTAAAGAGGCAGGTGGCAGTGAAGTCAACACGAGGCATCGCCTTGAAGGCTTCCCACAGCCTGATGGTGAAAGCAGGCTCGGTGGGCCCCTCAGGGGGCAGGACCAGCAGTTCAGGACCCAGCCAGGGCCAAGGGGGCGACGCAGGAGACAGCGGCCCCAAAAGCACCCGCCAGTTCTTCGACGGGGAGGAGAATTGCTACATCATCGATGCCAAACTGGAAGGCAACCTGGGACGCTACCTCAAC CATAGCTGCAGCCCTAACCTGTTCGTGCAGAACGTATTTGTGGACACACATGACCTACGGTTCCCTTGGGTGGCTTTCTTTGCCAGCAA GCGTATTCGTGCGGGCACCGAGCTGACGTGGGACTATAACTATGAGGTCGGCAGCGTTGAGGGTAAAGAACTGCTGTGCTGCTGCGGTTCCACCGAGTGTAGAGGACGACTActctaa